The segment TCGCGTCACCGTACATCCGGGTGAAGGCCGCCTCGGTGTCCACGGCGGTGTCCAACACCCTGGAGTGCAGCCGGTAGCCGCCGGGCGCGGGCAGGGGGGCGGGCACCGGCACGCGCGGGGGCGCGTTCGGGGCCGGGGCCGCCGGGCGGGTCCGGGAACGGGGGCGGCGCCGGGCCGCCGTCAGGTCCCGGAAGTTGGTGAGCATCCGGTGGCCGAACTCGGTGAGGACGGATTCGGGGTGGAACTGCACGCCCCACATCGGCCGGCTGCGGTGCCGCAGGCCCATCAGCACGCCGTCCTCGGCCCAGGCGGTGGCCTCCAGGGTCCGCGGCAGCGGACTCTGCACGGACAGCGAGTGGTAGCGCACCGCGGTGAAGTTCTGCGGCAGCCCCTGGAACAGCTCGCGGCCGTCGTGCCTGATCCTCGACAGATGGCCGTGCCGGGGCCGGGGCGCGGCCGCCACCCGGGCCCGTTCGCCCACCGCGATGCCCTGGTGCCCGAGGCACACCCCCAGCACCGGTATGCCGGACCGGGCCAGCAGCGTCGTGCCGATGCCGAAGTCACGTGGCTCGGCCGGGTGTCCGGGCCCCGGGGACACCACGATGTTGTCGAAGCCGCGCAGATCCAGTTCCGGGCCCGGCGGCGCGTCGTTGAGGACCACCACCGGCTCCTCGCCGTTCACCTCGGCGATGAGCTGGAACAGGTTGTACGTGTACGAGTCGTAATTGTCGATGAGCAGAGTCTTCACCCGGCCCACCTCCTTATCTTGCTTTCCGTTCCTATGCGGCTCGGCGCTTGTGCCGCCCGCGGAACGCCTGGAGCGGTGGGTACAGCCATTTCTTGAGAAAGCGCTGCAAGCGCGGCATGAGAACCCAGGTGACAATGGCTGTCACGGTCAGGCACAGAGCCAGGGTCCGGAGGAGTGGATTCACACTGCTGAGGTAGGGAATCACGGTCAGGTTGAATATGAGCACCGGTGGGAAGACGGCACTCATGTTCACGAACCACAACTTCCATTTCGGCGGCGGCTGTACGGCGGGCGGCGGGGCGGCCACCGGGGTTTCCGGGCCGTCGAACCATGATTTCAGGCCGGATATGCTACGGCGTCCGGTCTCCTCGGCTATTTGATCGGCGCGGGCCGCCAACTGCGTTCTCGTCGCGGAAGTCTCCCAGGCCCGCGCGTTCTCGTCGCCGTCGAAACGATGGACGAGATGCCACTCGGCCCCGGTCTCCCCGGACGCCAGGATCCCGCCGCCCAGATAGCCCGGGACCTGGGCGATCACGCTCAGCAGGGCGGTCGCCCAGGAGTGGAACTCGGCCTCGCGTCCCGGTGCCACCCGGTAGGCGATGGTGACGGTCATGGGTTCCCTGGGCACTTGCGCCGACGACCTCCTTCCGGCTCCGGACATCGGTGAATACGGAGATGCTGCCTCATCCGTTCGACGATTGTGAAAGTTTTCAGTCGATCAGGTCACAGGTTTCTTCCGGTAGTCCCCTGTGACCTGCGGCGGATGAAGCGAGGAGTCATCTGTCAAGGGTTTCAAGAAAATCGCTCAAGTGTCCGGTACGCGCGGCTTTGATGCATTCTGCCGCTCCTCGCGCTCTTTTGTCCTGCGGCTATTTCCTGATTTCTTGAATGACTTGCTGAGCGTGCGAGAAAAGCGGCACCATCGGTTCGTAACCGCACCACGAAGGAGATCCATGTCCAGGTACGACTGGGACCAGGTACACGAAGGCATTGACCGGACGCGCACCGCGATCGAGTCGGCCCGCAAAGAAGTGACCGCCCACCCGATTTACCACCGGATAAGCAGCCGGGCCGAGATGGCGACCTTCATGGAACACCATGTCTTCGCGGTGTGGGACTTCATGTCCCTGCTCAAGTCCCTGCAGCGGAATCTGACCTGTGTGGACATCCCCTGGGTGCCGCGCGGGTCGGCGACGAGCCGGCGGCTGATCAACGACATCGTCCTGGTCGAGGAGAGCGACGAGCTGGGCGGCGGTTTCACCAGCCACTTCGAGCTCTATCGCGCCGGAATGGCCGAGGCGGGCGCGAACACCGCCCCCATCAACACCTTCCTCCGGCTGCTCGCCGCCGGGACCGATGTGCACCGGGCCCTGCGCGCCGCCCAGGTGCCTTTCCCCGCCGCCGAGTTCGTCAAGTCGACCTTCAAGACCATCGCCGACGCCCCGGTCCACAGCCAGGCCGCGGCGTTCGCCTTCGGCCGCGAGGACCTCATCCCCGAGATGTTCGACCAGGTCATCAAGGTGGAGGGCAACGCCGAACGGTTCCCCGTCTTCTGCGACTACCTGGCCCGGCACATCGAGGTCGACGGCGAGGAGCACACCCCGATGGCCATGCGGATGGTCGCCGACCTGTGCGGCGACGACGACACCAAGTGGGACCAGTGCGCCGACGCGGCCATACGGAGCCTGACGGCCCGCAGCGCTCTGTGGGACGGCATCGTGGCGGCCCTCGACCAGGGCTGAGTCTCAGGCCGCGCGCAGCCCGGAGAGTACCGCGTCCGTGAGCGCCGGCCACAACGGCAGTGCCCACTCCCCGAAGTCACGGTCCGTCAGGACGACAAGGGCCGCGCCCGCCTCCGGGTCCACCCACAGGAAGGTGCCGGACTGGCCGAAGTGCCCGAACGTACGCGGGGAGGACGAGGATCCCGTCCAGTGCGGGGACTTGGAGTCGCGCAGCTCGAATCCCAGCCCCCAGTCGTTGGGGTTCTGGTGCCCGTAACCCGGCACGACGCCCTTGAGGCCGGGGAAGACCACCGACGTGGCCTCGGCCAGGGTCGAGGGGTGGATCAGGCGCGGGGCCTGAAGCTCGGCGGCGAAGGCCGCGAGGTCGCCGGCGGTGGAGACGCCGCCGGCGGCCGGGGAGCCGGTCAGCGAGGTGGCGGCCATGCCCAGCGGCTCCAGGACGGCCTGCCGCAGATACTCCGCGAAGGGCATCTCGGCGGCCTTGGCGATGTGGTCGGCCAGCGCGTCGAAGCCCGCGTTGGAGTAGAGCCGCCGGGTGCCGGGTGCGGCCATGACCCGGGGCTCGTCGAAGGCGAGGCCGGAGCTGTGCGAGAGCAGGTGCCGCATGGTCGAGCCCTCCGGGCCCGCCGGGTCGTCCAGCTCGTAGACGCCTTCCTCGTACGCGACGAGCGCCGCGTAGGCCGTGAGCGGCTTGGTGACCGAGGCCAGCGGGAACGGCCGGTCGAGGGGGCCGTGGGTGCCCGCCGGGCTGCCGTCCCGGCGGACGACGGCCGCCGCCGCGTGGGGGACGGGCCATGTCTCGATCAGGCTCAGGTCGATGGGGCTCAGGCTGCGCATGCCAGCGAGCCTAACGGTGGCGATACCGGCACGAAACACGGCCCGCCTATGGTGAGTGAACCGATCGGTTCAACGGTTGGTTCACAACGACCGAGGAGGCGCAGTGATGGATGTGAGTTCGGCGAGCTTCATCCCCCGCAGGGTGTCCGGCGCGGAAGAGGCCAGGCAGGTCATGGCCCGCGAGGGCGCCGCCATCGTCACGGGGCTGGCCGACGAGGCGGCTGCCGTGGCCTTCGGCGCACAGGTCATGGGCGACCGCAGCGTCCGGATCGGCACGCAGTTCGAGGCGACCAAGGCGAACAACCGGGCCGAGGCGATGGTGGTGGACGCCCAGCCGGCCGACAAGCACGGCCGCAAGCGCGACTTCGGCACCTCCGAGGAGCGGATGATCGCCCACAACGACGGCTTCGCCTTCGGCGACTACGCGCCTGACCACCTCTTCCTGTGGTGCGAGCGCCCCGCCGCGGTGGGCGGCGACTCCTTCCTCATCGACACCGCCCGGCTGCTCGACCTGCTGGCCGCCGACCCCGAGCATGCCGACCTCGCCGACTTCTGCCGGACCGTCGACATCGACCACTCCGAGCCGAACTACCCGCAGGGCACCTTCGCCCCCATAGCCCGCCGCACCCCCTCCGGCCGCCACCAGGGGCGCTTCCACCCCTGGCAGGCACCGGTCGAGGGAACCGCCCACGAGGCCGAGCACTGGGCCTTCGTACGCCGCTGGGAGAGTGCGGTCGTCGCCGCCCGTGACACCGGCCCGATGTTCCGGGTCGAGGCCGGGGAGATGATGTGCGTCGACAACTACCGTGTCCTGCACGGCAGGGACGGCCACAGCGACCCGAGCCGCAAGGTCTGTTCCATCTGGGGCTGGAGCACGGACGCGGTGGCGATCCCGGACGGCCCGCTGGACATCGTCGTACCGAGGATCCCTATGGCTTCGTGACCGGCCTGCCGCCGTACGCCTCCGCCCGCTGAGCGATGGACGCGGCGACGGCGGCGTTGGCGCGGTCGGTGCCGGCCCGGTCTCCGGAGGTGATCAGGTCGAGCTGCAGGCCGCGCCACACCGCGACGAGTTCCCGCGCCAGGTCGTCGGCGGCCGGGCCGGGGACGCCGTCGCGGCGCAGGCAGGCGGCGGCGTGACGGCGCCAGTCGGTGCCGACGGAGTCCAGGAAGGCGTCGAAGCGGCCGCGCTGGTGGGCGGCCAGGCCGAGGACCTCGAAGAAGGTGCGATGGAAGGGGAGGTTCCCGTCGTCGGCGACGGCCTCCCAGGCGGTGATGATCCGGCCGGCCAGCGGCTGCCGCCGGTCCTCCAGGATCGCGAAGGCGCTCGCAAGCACGGGAAAGCTCCGGCTCGCCTCGTACAGCGCCGCCAGGATCAGCTCTTCCTTGGAGCCGAAGTAGTACAGCAGCATCCGGTTGTTCGTCCCGATCGCCTGCCCCAGCCGCCGCAGGCTCAGCTCGGCGACCCCGTGCTCCAGTACGTAGTCGGCGGTGAGCCGCAGCAGCCGGTCCCGCTCGGGCGTGGCCGGTGGGGCCGGCGGGGCCGGTGGGGTGGCTGGGGCCGGGTTCTCGGGCATGCCCGCACATTACCTGTCGTTCGCTGACGCAAACCCGCTTGCTTCGAGTGCACTCCAGGGTTCTAGCGTTGGGGCCATGACCGTGACGCAGGTGGCGAAGAGCAAGCCCGGCAACGTGATCAGCTGCGAGGACGCTACGGCGCACCCGCTCCCGGACGGCAGAGACCGCTACACGATCAGCGAGGTGGCCGAGGTCACCGGGCTCACCGCGCACACCCTGCGCTGGTACGAGCGGATCGGGCTGATGCCGCACGTCGACCGCTCGCACACCGGCCAGCGGCGGTTCACCAACCGCGACCTCGACTGGCTGAACTTCGTAGGCAAGCTGCGGCTGACCGGGATGCCGGTCGCGGACATGGTCCGCTACGCCGAGCTGGTGCGGCTCGGTGACGACACGTACGACGACCGCCGGGCGCTGCTGGAGGGGACCCGGACCGACGTACTGCGCCGGATAGCGGAGCTCCAGGACACCCTCGCGGTCCTCGACCACAAGATCGACATTTATGCGGAAAGGGCCTGACCCCATGAGCAACGACAAGATCAGCACCACCGTCCTCGGCGCCGCGGGGCCCGTCGTGGGCATCCAGGGGCTCGGCTGCATGGGCATGAGCGAGTTCTACGGCGACACCGACCAGGCCGCCGCCCGCGCCACTCTGGACGCCGCCCTCGACGCGGGCGTCACGCTCTTCGACACCGCCGACATCTACGGCGCCGGGGCCAACGAGGAGTTCATCGCCCCCTTCGTCCGCGCCCACCGCGACGAGATCACCCTCGCCACCAAGTTCGGCATCGTCCGCAAGGCCGAGGACCCCCGCTACCGGGCGGTCAGCAACGACCCCGCCTACATCCGGCAGGCCGTCGAGGCCAGCCTGCGGCGGCTCGGCGTCGAGGTCATCGACCTCTACTACATGCACCGCCGCGACCCCGCCGTCCCCCTCGCCGAGTCGGTCGGCGCGATGGCCGAGCTCGTCGCGCAGGGCAAGGTCAAGCACCTGGGCCTGTCCGAGGTCACCGGCGCGGAGCTGCGCGAGGCGCAGGCCGTACACCCGATCGCCGCCGTCCAGTCCGAGTGGTCGCTGTTCAGCCGCGACATCGAGATCTCCCTCACCGGCGCCGCCGCCGAACTCGGCGTCGCCGTCGTCCCCTACTCCCCGCTCGGCCGCGGCTTCCTCACCGGCGCCTTCCAGGACGCCGCCGCCGACCTGACCGGCGGTGACTTCCGCCAGTTCCAGCCCCGCTTCACCGGCGAGAACGCCAAGCGCAACGCGGACCTCCTCGACCCCGTACGCAAGGCTGCCAAGGCCCACGACGCCACCCTCGGCCAGATCGCCCTCGCCTGGGTCCACAGCCGCGCCGCCGTCCACGGCCTCACCGTGGTCCCCATCCCCGGCACCCGCAAGGCCGAGCGCGTCCGCGAGAACACGGCCGCGACCCGCATCGAGCTCAATGAGCTCGAACTGGAGTGGCTGGACCAGATCGCCGCCCAGGTAGCGGGCGACCGCTACCCGGACATGTCCTCGACGTCGGCGGCGCGGGAGTAGGCCCTAAGCCGTGCAAGCGGAGCCGCTCGCGCAGGTCACCGAGCCGTAGGCTCCGAGCGCTATACGCGTGAAGTTGGCCAGGCTGGCCGTGCCCTGCTGGAAGTACCCCGCGTGTCCCTGGGCGCCCGTGGCCGCGATGACGCGGGCGCCGAAGGCGCGGGAGACGGGGTCGGCGCCGTGGCCGAGGCCGGCGAATTCCAGGTGGGGGACGTCGCCGATCCAGTCGGTGGAGTCCCGGGTGGCCCAGACGCGCGCGGTGGTGTGCAGGTCGGCGGCGTGCTCGGCGCGCATGCCGGGGCTGCCGAAGACGGCCACGTCGGTGACCGAGGCCGGCAGGTGGGAGGCGGCCACGCCGCACAGCACGGAACCGTACGAGTGGCAGAAGAGCGAGACCTGCGAGCGCGCCGGGAGCGCGGCGAGCAGGGCGTTGAGCCGCTTGGCACCGGCCTCGGCCAGTTCGCCGGTGGAGGCGTCCAGGCCCACGCCGGAGGGCGTGGTGTAGTCGGCCCAGGCGATGACCGCGGTGTGCGCGGACGGCCGCACCGTCCGCTCGGCGGCGTACAGCGCGGACGCCATGCCGACCGGGGCCCGGTACTCCTCGACGGTGCGCTCGAAGCTCAGGACGTCGGTGTCCACACCGGGGACGATGACCGACACCCGGTCGGCCGCGGCGAGGTCGCCGAAGACCTCGGCCACCCGGCCGCGCCCGGTGGGGTCGAAGGCGAGGATCTGCCGGTCGCCGCTCAGCAGCGAGGCGTAGCGCTCGGCGCGGCCGGCCGCGTCCTGGCGGCCCTCGAAGGTCAGCAGGTCGCTGTGCGAGCGCTGGGCCTCCCGTAGCTCGGCCGTCGCGAGCGCGTGGCGGTTCGCCGCGTAGCGCAGGGCGACCGGCGCGCCGTTGAGGTTCCCCACGACCAGCGGGTACCGCACGGCGAGCCGCTGGCGCTGGGCCGGTGAGAGCGTGGCGAAGAAGTGCGCGACGGCGTCAGCGCCGGCCTCCGGTTTCGGCAGGCTTCGGCCCCCGACCGAGTCCTTGAGCCAGGCCGTCAGAGCGGTGGCTCTCGGGTCGGAACCGGCCCTCGAACTGTGCAGGGCCGTCCATCCGGTGGTCGCCAGCATGACGAACACCACGGCCAGCGCCAGCAGGGCACGCAGGGAGGGCGAGCTGAAGCGCTCGTCGACAAAGCCCAAGGATTTCCGCCTCGCGTTGTGATGTGGGGGTGTCCGTCCAGGAGGTACGAGGCCCAACGAGGCCGCTCCCCGGAGGAAACGCGTACCGGCCAGCGTAAGAGACGCGGAGGCCCTCCCGGCCCGGGGGTGACCCAAGTCACGTTTGAAACGGTGCGATTCCGCCCACTCGTTCGGGGGATGGCTCCTGGCGCCGCTGCGGGTGGTAATGGGGTGCCGTCGGGGCTTTCGACGCGGTCCGGCCAGGCCTCGTTTGTCAATTCCCTATCAGGATGAAAGCGGTTGAACCCCCTTTTCCCGGGCGGGGTGGGACGGCGAAGCTGATCACGTACCTGAGAACCACAACGGGGAGTGATCCACCATGCGTCACGTTCTGAACGCCGCCACCGCCGCCGTCCTCGTCCTCGCCGCCGCGGCCCCGGCCGCTGCGGCCCCTGCCCCCGCCTCCGCCTCCGGGGACTGCTCGCCCGGTGAGCTGTGCCTGTGGGCGAAGCCCGGTTACGGCGGTTCCCGTACGGTCCACGAGCTGGCCGACACCGACGTCAATTCCTGCGTCCCGCTGCCCGAGGGGACCACCGCGAAGTCCTTCGTCAACCGGACCAGGAAGCTCGTGACGACCTACCAGAGCCGCGAGTGCGCCACGGAAGGAGACTTCGTGACCTTCCCATCGGGCACCTGGGTGCCGGAGTCCCGGCACACGATCCGGGCGTTCCAGATTGTCGACCAGAGTTAGGGGCAAACGAACTGGTGACCCTTTGACACCCAAGGAGGTGCCATGCCGGCCCGCCCGCCCACCAGTACCCGTTCCGCCACCGGAACCCTGGCCATCGTCGGAATGATCTGCGCACTCGCCGGATTCTTCGTCCTCGGCATCGTGCTCGGCCCGATCGCCGTCTTCTGCGGCTGGCTCGGCATGAGGCGCGGCGGCACGAGCGGCCGCAAGCCGATCCCGGCCGTCGTCGCGCTGGTCCTGGGCGCGATCGACACGCTCATAGCACTGCTCTGGCTCACGAACGCCGGCTGGTAGCAAGAACGGCCGGGCCCCCGCCGCGTGGTGCGTCGGGGGCCCGGCCGTGGCTTACCGCAGTTGGTGACGACTACGCGTCGCCACCGGCCGCGCCGGGGTGCGCCGCGGAGACGTCGAGCAGCTGGTATCGGTCGATCGCCTGCTTGAGCACGGACCGGTCGATCTTGCCGTCCTTGGCGAGCTCGGTGAGGACGCCGAGGACCACCGACTGCGCGTCGATGTGGAAGAAGCGCCGGGCCGCGCCACGGGTGTCCGCGAAGCCGAAGCCGTCCGCCCCGAGGGACTGGTAGGGGCCGGGGACCCAGCGGGAGATCTGGTCGGGGACGGCCCGCATCCAGTCGGAGACGGCGACGAAGGGACCTTCGGAGCCCGCGAGCTTGCGCGTGACGTAGGGCACACGCTGCTCCTCCTCCGGGTGGAGGAGGTTGTGGGTCTCGGTCTCGACGGCGTCGCGCCGCAGCTCGTTCCAGGAGGTGGCGGACCAGACGTCGGCCCGTACGTTCCAGTCCTCGGCGAGGATCTTCTGCGCCTCCAGGGCCCACGGCACCGCCACGCCCGACGCGAGGATCTGCGCGGGGATGGATCCGGCGTCGCCGGTGCGGTACTTGTAGATGCCCTTGAGGATGCCCTCGGCGTCGACGTCGGCCGGCTCCGCGGGGTGCACGATCGGCTCGTTGTAGACAGTCATGTAGTAGAAGATGTCCTCGGCGTTCTCGCCGTACATCCTCCGCAGACCGTCCTTGACGATGTGCGCGATCTCGAACCCGAAGGCGGGGTCGTAGGCGACGACCGCCGGGTTGGTCGAGGCGAGCAGGTGCGAGTGGCCGTCGGCGTGCTGGAGACCCTCACCGGTCAGGGTGGTACGGCCCGCCGTGGCGCCGAGCACGAAGCCGCGCGCGAGCTGGTCGCCCATCTGCCAGAACTGGTCGCCCGTGCGCTGGAAGCCGAACATCGAGTAGAAGACGTAGATCGGGATCAGCGGCTCGCCGTGGGTGGCGTACGCGGAGCCCGCGGCGATCAGCGAGGCCGTACAGCCGGCCTCGGAGATGCCGTCGTGCAGCATCTGACCGGTCGGGGACTCCTTGTACGCCAGGAGCAGATCGCGGTCCACGGCCTCGTACTGCTGGCCGAGCGGGTTGTAGATCTTGGCGGACGGGAAGAGCGAGTCCATGCCGAAGGTGCGGTACTCGTCGGGGGCGATCGGCACGAAGCGCTTGCCGATCTCCTTGTCCCGCATGAGGTCCTTGAGCAGC is part of the Streptomyces sp. NBC_01262 genome and harbors:
- a CDS encoding peptidase inhibitor family I36 protein, with protein sequence MRHVLNAATAAVLVLAAAAPAAAAPAPASASGDCSPGELCLWAKPGYGGSRTVHELADTDVNSCVPLPEGTTAKSFVNRTRKLVTTYQSRECATEGDFVTFPSGTWVPESRHTIRAFQIVDQS
- a CDS encoding TauD/TfdA family dioxygenase; amino-acid sequence: MDVSSASFIPRRVSGAEEARQVMAREGAAIVTGLADEAAAVAFGAQVMGDRSVRIGTQFEATKANNRAEAMVVDAQPADKHGRKRDFGTSEERMIAHNDGFAFGDYAPDHLFLWCERPAAVGGDSFLIDTARLLDLLAADPEHADLADFCRTVDIDHSEPNYPQGTFAPIARRTPSGRHQGRFHPWQAPVEGTAHEAEHWAFVRRWESAVVAARDTGPMFRVEAGEMMCVDNYRVLHGRDGHSDPSRKVCSIWGWSTDAVAIPDGPLDIVVPRIPMAS
- a CDS encoding antibiotic biosynthesis monooxygenase, which translates into the protein MTVTIAYRVAPGREAEFHSWATALLSVIAQVPGYLGGGILASGETGAEWHLVHRFDGDENARAWETSATRTQLAARADQIAEETGRRSISGLKSWFDGPETPVAAPPPAVQPPPKWKLWFVNMSAVFPPVLIFNLTVIPYLSSVNPLLRTLALCLTVTAIVTWVLMPRLQRFLKKWLYPPLQAFRGRHKRRAA
- a CDS encoding aldo/keto reductase → MSNDKISTTVLGAAGPVVGIQGLGCMGMSEFYGDTDQAAARATLDAALDAGVTLFDTADIYGAGANEEFIAPFVRAHRDEITLATKFGIVRKAEDPRYRAVSNDPAYIRQAVEASLRRLGVEVIDLYYMHRRDPAVPLAESVGAMAELVAQGKVKHLGLSEVTGAELREAQAVHPIAAVQSEWSLFSRDIEISLTGAAAELGVAVVPYSPLGRGFLTGAFQDAAADLTGGDFRQFQPRFTGENAKRNADLLDPVRKAAKAHDATLGQIALAWVHSRAAVHGLTVVPIPGTRKAERVRENTAATRIELNELELEWLDQIAAQVAGDRYPDMSSTSAARE
- a CDS encoding serine hydrolase domain-containing protein; amino-acid sequence: MRSLSPIDLSLIETWPVPHAAAAVVRRDGSPAGTHGPLDRPFPLASVTKPLTAYAALVAYEEGVYELDDPAGPEGSTMRHLLSHSSGLAFDEPRVMAAPGTRRLYSNAGFDALADHIAKAAEMPFAEYLRQAVLEPLGMAATSLTGSPAAGGVSTAGDLAAFAAELQAPRLIHPSTLAEATSVVFPGLKGVVPGYGHQNPNDWGLGFELRDSKSPHWTGSSSSPRTFGHFGQSGTFLWVDPEAGAALVVLTDRDFGEWALPLWPALTDAVLSGLRAA
- a CDS encoding alpha/beta hydrolase, with the protein product MGFVDERFSSPSLRALLALAVVFVMLATTGWTALHSSRAGSDPRATALTAWLKDSVGGRSLPKPEAGADAVAHFFATLSPAQRQRLAVRYPLVVGNLNGAPVALRYAANRHALATAELREAQRSHSDLLTFEGRQDAAGRAERYASLLSGDRQILAFDPTGRGRVAEVFGDLAAADRVSVIVPGVDTDVLSFERTVEEYRAPVGMASALYAAERTVRPSAHTAVIAWADYTTPSGVGLDASTGELAEAGAKRLNALLAALPARSQVSLFCHSYGSVLCGVAASHLPASVTDVAVFGSPGMRAEHAADLHTTARVWATRDSTDWIGDVPHLEFAGLGHGADPVSRAFGARVIAATGAQGHAGYFQQGTASLANFTRIALGAYGSVTCASGSACTA
- a CDS encoding DUF3050 domain-containing protein, whose protein sequence is MSRYDWDQVHEGIDRTRTAIESARKEVTAHPIYHRISSRAEMATFMEHHVFAVWDFMSLLKSLQRNLTCVDIPWVPRGSATSRRLINDIVLVEESDELGGGFTSHFELYRAGMAEAGANTAPINTFLRLLAAGTDVHRALRAAQVPFPAAEFVKSTFKTIADAPVHSQAAAFAFGREDLIPEMFDQVIKVEGNAERFPVFCDYLARHIEVDGEEHTPMAMRMVADLCGDDDTKWDQCADAAIRSLTARSALWDGIVAALDQG
- a CDS encoding TetR/AcrR family transcriptional regulator is translated as MPENPAPATPPAPPAPPATPERDRLLRLTADYVLEHGVAELSLRRLGQAIGTNNRMLLYYFGSKEELILAALYEASRSFPVLASAFAILEDRRQPLAGRIITAWEAVADDGNLPFHRTFFEVLGLAAHQRGRFDAFLDSVGTDWRRHAAACLRRDGVPGPAADDLARELVAVWRGLQLDLITSGDRAGTDRANAAVAASIAQRAEAYGGRPVTKP
- a CDS encoding MerR family transcriptional regulator produces the protein MTVTQVAKSKPGNVISCEDATAHPLPDGRDRYTISEVAEVTGLTAHTLRWYERIGLMPHVDRSHTGQRRFTNRDLDWLNFVGKLRLTGMPVADMVRYAELVRLGDDTYDDRRALLEGTRTDVLRRIAELQDTLAVLDHKIDIYAERA